A part of Gemmatimonas groenlandica genomic DNA contains:
- a CDS encoding class I SAM-dependent DNA methyltransferase, giving the protein MKTAAELARQVSFVLHTAEWVLGRRVRTVLDVGCGEGNWYPALRALRPRVAYHGVDPSAYAVAKFGARRNLQQGGIEDLGSLDLREQYDLVVCCGMLNYLSVDQLTSGITHVAARTGGMAYLELFTKDDHFEGDTDWPPPQSASWYRRLIQRAGLVPVGMQCYVAEAEQYRVSSLERL; this is encoded by the coding sequence GTGAAGACGGCGGCCGAGCTGGCCCGTCAGGTGTCGTTCGTGCTGCACACGGCCGAGTGGGTGCTGGGGCGGCGCGTGCGCACGGTGCTCGACGTGGGCTGCGGCGAGGGCAACTGGTATCCGGCGCTGCGGGCACTTCGTCCCCGAGTCGCGTATCACGGGGTCGATCCCAGTGCCTATGCCGTGGCCAAGTTCGGCGCACGACGGAATCTGCAGCAGGGTGGCATCGAGGATCTTGGCTCCCTCGACCTGCGCGAGCAGTACGATCTGGTCGTGTGCTGCGGCATGCTGAACTATCTGTCGGTGGATCAGCTGACCAGCGGCATCACGCACGTGGCAGCGCGCACGGGTGGGATGGCCTACCTGGAGCTGTTCACGAAGGACGATCACTTCGAGGGGGACACCGACTGGCCGCCGCCCCAGTCGGCGTCCTGGTATCGCCGGCTCATACAGCGGGCCGGCCTGGTTCCCGTCGGCATGCAGTGCTACGTGGCGGAGGCCGAGCAATACCGGGTCTCTTCGCTGGAACGGCTGTAG
- a CDS encoding ABC transporter ATP-binding protein produces MSGSSSVASSASPIASQIPLAFDHVSHWYGDVVAVNDVTCSIEAGITGLLGPNGAGKSTMLQMAAGLLAPSSGTVRVYGESPLERPSIFRHVALVPEREALPAMLSARAFVEARAVLLGLRDPKLAALRALTTVEMDTVADRKVGGFSKGMRQRTKLAAALVHEPTLLLLDEPFNGLDPRQRMHMMRLLEDRAREGTAVLLSSHILEEIEGVASRILVMLSGRLAASGDHRTLRRMMTDRPHTVRIRSTNDRTLASVLLSSPTVMGVDIEAGALMVRTVDYTGFAHHIGAVAQGASITLLEVQPTDESLEHVFAYLVAR; encoded by the coding sequence ATGAGTGGATCGTCAAGCGTAGCGTCAAGCGCATCGCCAATCGCATCGCAGATTCCGCTGGCATTCGATCACGTCTCGCACTGGTACGGCGACGTGGTGGCGGTGAATGACGTGACCTGTTCCATCGAGGCGGGCATTACCGGATTGCTGGGTCCGAACGGCGCCGGCAAGAGCACGATGCTGCAGATGGCAGCGGGTCTACTGGCGCCCTCCAGCGGTACGGTGCGCGTGTATGGCGAGTCACCGCTCGAACGTCCGTCGATCTTTCGTCACGTGGCGTTGGTGCCGGAACGTGAGGCGCTGCCCGCCATGTTGTCGGCACGCGCCTTCGTGGAAGCGCGGGCCGTGTTGCTGGGTTTGCGCGATCCGAAGCTGGCCGCGCTGCGCGCGCTGACCACGGTCGAGATGGATACCGTGGCGGATCGCAAAGTCGGCGGGTTCAGCAAAGGCATGCGGCAGCGCACCAAGCTGGCGGCGGCGCTCGTGCATGAGCCCACGCTGCTGTTGCTCGACGAGCCGTTCAACGGGCTCGATCCACGTCAGCGCATGCACATGATGCGACTGCTGGAAGACCGTGCGCGTGAGGGTACCGCCGTCTTGCTCAGCTCGCACATTCTCGAAGAGATCGAAGGGGTGGCATCGCGCATTCTGGTGATGTTGTCCGGGCGACTCGCGGCGAGTGGCGATCATCGCACGCTGCGGCGCATGATGACCGATCGGCCACACACCGTCCGCATTCGCTCCACTAACGATCGCACGCTCGCCTCGGTGCTGCTGTCATCGCCCACGGTCATGGGTGTCGATATCGAGGCCGGTGCGCTGATGGTGCGCACGGTCGACTACACCGGCTTTGCGCATCACATCGGTGCCGTCGCACAGGGCGCGTCGATCACGCTGCTCGAGGTGCAGCCAACCGACGAATCGCTGGAGCATGTGTTCGCCTACCTGGTGGCCCGATGA
- a CDS encoding MarR family winged helix-turn-helix transcriptional regulator — protein MNFPAAVELAPNDVVSSSPAHTVHVLRTAAAHVERALAWALEPFGITTAQFELLQVIQRHGKSGAGCSELGKHLAAPGPDVTRMLDRLDSAGLVARKRDEKDRRIMHTELTAKGEELLESAAPAVQQAELSVFDGLADSERAQLAFLLQGVRRNCPGN, from the coding sequence ATGAACTTTCCCGCTGCGGTTGAATTGGCCCCCAACGACGTCGTCTCGTCTAGCCCGGCGCATACGGTGCACGTGCTGCGTACCGCCGCCGCGCACGTGGAGCGAGCACTAGCGTGGGCGCTCGAGCCGTTCGGCATCACCACGGCGCAGTTCGAGCTGCTCCAGGTCATCCAGCGCCACGGGAAGAGCGGAGCCGGCTGCAGCGAGCTCGGGAAGCATCTCGCAGCGCCGGGCCCGGATGTCACTAGAATGCTCGACAGGCTCGATAGTGCCGGGTTAGTGGCGCGTAAGCGCGACGAAAAGGACCGCCGAATCATGCATACGGAGCTGACAGCGAAAGGCGAGGAATTGCTCGAGAGTGCCGCGCCGGCGGTGCAACAGGCGGAGTTGTCCGTATTCGATGGGCTCGCCGACAGCGAGCGCGCGCAGTTGGCCTTTCTGCTCCAGGGTGTTCGCCGGAACTGTCCCGGGAACTGA
- a CDS encoding S41 family peptidase translates to MTASSRTPRLWLAPLIAAGLAGAFALGSWYGGHRVRTMNEWADAQLLSTAIDSVRANAIDSLGSDELIRRAVAGMLRELQDPYAALLRPEGFQRYRGSMLGEGQGMGLTLRREPDAAGVVRVAPGSPAFTAGVRAGDRILKVDAVAVGEAWKRKPGDSTRTFGDSSVLTLWRAPFGDTLRLTVRRTAWHMPAVSEAGLLADSVGYVRLATFTSHAADELEDAVESLLQRGATSLVLDLRGNMGGLFEEGVKSAGLFLPRGVVIASLAGRGGAAPQPHSTRHSRWPNLPLTVLVDGSTASSAEVTAAALHDYNRALLVGTPTYGKGVVQRVVTLSKDLSVRLTTARWLTPKGISLDRRTGNGALAKGGLHPDVLLDDATRRDAFAVPHEWEPAAAARVMRTADSLAMYALREGWSTTPLALLEARLRTTLAQLAPRSARDPLARAEWVTVSTRLALVRILEVERESEALLRYAVREDAALRAGIDVVAPGTEVARVLPAILPAAISRKGLAQSLPLMRP, encoded by the coding sequence ATGACCGCTTCGAGTCGCACACCCCGCTTATGGCTGGCGCCGCTGATTGCAGCGGGGCTCGCGGGTGCGTTTGCGCTAGGCTCGTGGTACGGCGGACATCGGGTGCGCACGATGAACGAATGGGCCGATGCGCAGTTGTTGTCCACGGCGATCGATTCCGTGCGCGCGAATGCGATCGACTCGTTGGGAAGCGATGAGCTGATTCGCCGGGCGGTGGCCGGGATGCTGCGCGAGTTGCAGGACCCGTACGCGGCGCTGCTGCGTCCTGAGGGGTTTCAGCGATATCGAGGCTCGATGTTGGGCGAGGGGCAGGGGATGGGCCTGACGCTGCGTCGCGAGCCTGATGCCGCCGGCGTGGTGCGGGTTGCGCCGGGCTCGCCGGCGTTCACCGCCGGTGTACGGGCCGGTGATCGCATTCTCAAGGTCGATGCCGTCGCGGTTGGCGAGGCGTGGAAGCGTAAGCCCGGCGACAGCACGCGTACGTTCGGTGACTCGAGCGTTCTCACGCTGTGGCGCGCGCCCTTTGGCGACACTCTGCGGCTCACCGTGCGTCGGACTGCGTGGCACATGCCTGCGGTGAGTGAAGCAGGCCTGCTGGCCGACAGTGTGGGCTATGTCCGCCTGGCCACGTTCACGTCGCACGCCGCGGATGAACTGGAAGACGCGGTAGAGTCGTTGCTGCAGCGCGGTGCGACGTCGCTCGTGCTCGACCTGCGCGGCAACATGGGCGGTCTGTTCGAGGAAGGCGTGAAGTCTGCCGGGCTCTTCCTGCCGCGCGGGGTGGTGATCGCGTCGTTGGCGGGTCGTGGCGGTGCGGCGCCGCAACCGCACAGCACCCGTCATTCCCGCTGGCCGAACCTGCCGCTTACGGTGCTGGTCGATGGCAGTACGGCCAGCTCGGCGGAAGTAACCGCGGCCGCGTTGCACGACTACAACCGCGCGCTGTTGGTGGGGACGCCGACGTACGGGAAAGGGGTCGTGCAGCGCGTCGTGACGCTCTCGAAGGATCTGTCGGTGCGTCTCACGACCGCGCGATGGCTCACGCCGAAGGGCATCAGTCTCGACCGTCGCACGGGGAACGGCGCGCTGGCGAAGGGTGGATTACACCCGGACGTGCTCCTCGATGATGCGACTCGGCGCGACGCGTTCGCTGTGCCGCACGAATGGGAGCCAGCGGCTGCCGCGCGGGTCATGCGCACGGCCGATTCACTGGCGATGTACGCGCTTCGCGAAGGTTGGTCGACGACGCCACTGGCGCTACTCGAAGCGCGATTGCGGACGACGCTGGCGCAGCTCGCACCGCGATCGGCACGAGACCCACTCGCGCGGGCCGAGTGGGTCACGGTGAGCACGCGCTTGGCGCTGGTGCGGATCCTGGAAGTCGAGCGCGAGAGCGAGGCGTTGTTGCGCTATGCGGTGCGCGAGGATGCGGCACTGCGGGCGGGCATCGATGTCGTGGCGCCGGGCACCGAAGTTGCCCGCGTGCTGCCCGCGATACTTCCGGCGGCGATCTCGCGAAAAGGACTGGCGCAGTCACTCCCGCTGATGCGGCCGTGA
- a CDS encoding serine O-acetyltransferase, producing the protein MTDRIAAPTRWSTFLEELRAERRACDAPRPLRALAEEFAGRVLALLFPQFAHPSRLGEAGVDEEAAHVEALLRAAITPIVSDVEQVVATFLDRLPDVRASLQLDAEAILSGDPAAESLEEVIVAYPGFLATAVHRVAHELYRLGVPVFPRLLSEWSHGETGIDIHPGAVLGASFAIDHGTGVVIGETSIIGDRVRLYQGVTLGAHAVSKKLANQKRHPTLGNDVVVYANATILGGTTKIGDGSIIGGNVWMTSSVPPRSVVQFSSRVEQRPTDDGLEFHI; encoded by the coding sequence ATGACTGATCGGATTGCCGCGCCGACGCGCTGGTCGACGTTTCTCGAGGAGCTGCGCGCCGAACGCCGCGCGTGCGATGCCCCGCGTCCGCTGCGGGCGCTGGCGGAGGAGTTCGCCGGTCGTGTGTTGGCGCTGCTTTTTCCGCAGTTCGCGCATCCGTCGCGACTTGGCGAAGCAGGAGTCGACGAGGAAGCGGCGCATGTCGAGGCGCTGTTGCGCGCGGCAATCACGCCGATCGTGAGCGACGTCGAGCAGGTGGTCGCGACGTTCCTGGACCGGTTGCCGGATGTGCGCGCGTCGCTGCAACTCGATGCCGAGGCGATTCTATCGGGTGACCCGGCGGCCGAGAGTCTGGAAGAAGTGATCGTTGCCTATCCGGGATTTCTCGCCACGGCGGTGCATCGCGTGGCGCATGAGCTGTATCGGTTGGGCGTCCCCGTCTTTCCGCGGTTGCTGTCCGAATGGTCGCATGGGGAAACCGGCATCGACATTCATCCGGGCGCTGTGCTGGGGGCGAGCTTCGCCATCGATCACGGCACGGGCGTTGTGATCGGTGAAACGAGCATCATCGGCGATCGCGTGCGACTGTATCAGGGCGTGACCCTCGGTGCGCATGCCGTGAGCAAGAAGCTGGCGAACCAGAAGCGGCATCCCACGCTCGGCAACGATGTCGTCGTGTATGCCAATGCGACGATTCTCGGCGGGACCACCAAGATCGGCGACGGATCGATCATCGGCGGCAACGTGTGGATGACGTCGTCGGTACCACCGCGGTCAGTGGTGCAGTTCTCGAGTCGGGTGGAACAGCGCCCGACCGACGACGGACTCGAGTTTCATATCTAG
- a CDS encoding ABC transporter ATP-binding protein, with translation MTALDGLTVSIEPGITGLVGSNGAGKSTLVKILLGLLEPSSGSANVMGHDVVRENRAIRSLVGYMPEHDCLPPEMTAAEFVSFMARCSGLPATAARERAAEVLRHVGLFEERYRPIRGYSTGMAQRVKLAQALVHDPRILVLDEPTNGLDPAGRDEMLALIQRTGREFGISVLVSSHLLGELERVCEHVVLIDAGRLVRAERLGALTGETGTLLVEVDGDVDAFCAALVVQGLVVQRDLMRALVELPNGDDAESVARVFATHDIVRDVAVATGVGLLRIERRRGHLEDLFAGANT, from the coding sequence GTGACGGCGCTCGATGGTCTCACCGTGTCCATCGAGCCGGGCATTACCGGATTGGTGGGATCGAACGGGGCCGGGAAGAGCACGCTGGTGAAGATTCTGCTTGGTCTGCTCGAGCCGTCGAGTGGGTCGGCGAATGTGATGGGACATGACGTCGTGCGCGAGAACCGCGCGATCCGCTCGCTCGTGGGATACATGCCCGAGCACGACTGCCTGCCACCGGAAATGACGGCCGCCGAGTTCGTGTCGTTTATGGCCCGCTGTTCGGGATTGCCTGCCACCGCGGCGCGTGAACGGGCGGCCGAAGTACTGCGCCATGTTGGTCTGTTCGAAGAGCGGTACCGGCCCATTCGCGGCTACTCGACGGGTATGGCGCAGCGCGTGAAGCTGGCGCAGGCCCTGGTGCACGATCCGCGCATTCTGGTGCTGGATGAACCGACGAATGGCCTCGATCCTGCCGGACGCGACGAGATGCTGGCGCTGATTCAGCGCACGGGACGCGAGTTCGGGATTTCGGTGCTGGTGTCGTCGCACCTGTTGGGTGAACTCGAGCGCGTCTGCGAGCATGTCGTCCTGATCGACGCTGGACGGCTGGTGCGCGCGGAACGCCTGGGTGCGCTCACGGGCGAGACGGGCACGTTGCTGGTGGAAGTCGACGGCGACGTGGACGCGTTCTGTGCCGCGTTGGTGGTGCAGGGGCTGGTGGTGCAGCGCGATCTGATGCGCGCGCTGGTGGAGCTACCGAACGGCGATGATGCGGAGAGTGTGGCGCGGGTGTTCGCCACGCACGACATCGTGCGCGATGTCGCGGTGGCGACCGGCGTGGGACTGCTGCGCATCGAACGCCGTCGCGGACATCTCGAAGACCTGTTCGCGGGAGCGAACACGTGA
- a CDS encoding glycosyltransferase family 2 protein produces MLTIPSRVEYIARLLQSLAAMPSAERVDVVVIFNAATDEEPLAIEQRIRAMAPSLPIRVYVNSNEPSIGSGRRMQLSVCRTPLVAFIDDDLTVHGDIIGTIEDTLRSTPLGIVGLPSYEEDTDTRFKPRDSTPSVEVNGVRYMPVQGMLVAGYRRLFAEIGGFNPRRLFWGEWTEFNLRMWRNGFPTGYVLDGGYLRHWHKAPESPTRNMTGREQHVLWGLMCTALEYDAVSINEATDAFWRLAQDRYLAYSFGEQPSPKQLLASVLELMPKLSREWPAMHAFAEDARRHPFQFKPFEPLSEEQVRVVLASAQQAMHAYRPEEFFLSHDVQQAPRPSWVRRIGRAVFRIPTASA; encoded by the coding sequence ATGCTCACCATCCCATCGCGCGTCGAGTACATCGCGCGGCTGTTGCAATCACTCGCCGCCATGCCATCGGCCGAACGCGTCGACGTGGTCGTGATCTTCAACGCGGCTACCGACGAGGAGCCGCTCGCGATCGAGCAACGCATTCGCGCCATGGCGCCCTCGTTGCCGATCCGCGTCTACGTGAATTCCAACGAACCGTCGATCGGCAGCGGTCGTCGCATGCAGCTGTCGGTGTGCCGTACACCCCTCGTCGCCTTCATCGACGACGATCTCACGGTGCACGGCGACATCATCGGCACCATCGAAGACACGCTTCGCTCCACTCCGCTCGGCATCGTGGGATTGCCGTCGTATGAAGAAGACACGGACACCCGCTTCAAGCCTCGTGATTCCACACCGTCCGTCGAAGTGAACGGGGTGCGCTACATGCCTGTGCAGGGCATGCTGGTCGCCGGGTATCGTCGTCTCTTCGCGGAAATCGGCGGCTTCAACCCGCGTCGTCTCTTCTGGGGCGAGTGGACGGAGTTCAATCTCCGCATGTGGCGAAACGGCTTTCCCACCGGCTATGTCCTCGACGGCGGCTATCTGCGGCACTGGCACAAAGCCCCCGAGTCGCCCACGCGCAACATGACCGGCCGCGAGCAGCACGTCCTCTGGGGATTGATGTGCACGGCGCTCGAGTATGACGCGGTCAGCATCAACGAAGCGACCGACGCGTTCTGGCGCTTGGCGCAGGATCGGTATCTCGCTTACTCCTTCGGCGAACAGCCCAGCCCCAAACAACTCCTGGCCAGCGTACTCGAGCTCATGCCCAAGCTCTCGCGCGAATGGCCAGCCATGCATGCCTTCGCCGAGGATGCGCGGCGACATCCGTTTCAGTTCAAGCCGTTCGAGCCGCTGTCGGAAGAGCAGGTGCGAGTTGTGCTGGCGAGCGCCCAACAGGCGATGCATGCCTATCGGCCCGAGGAGTTCTTCCTGAGCCATGACGTGCAGCAGGCACCGCGTCCGAGTTGGGTGCGGCGCATCGGACGAGCGGTATTTCGCATACCGACTGCGAGCGCGTAG
- a CDS encoding ABC transporter permease subunit: MSVAYGRISPWATARVLVQLAWARTFSVTLVAGVIGLLLLPVLFALAFASRGSLSGDPVAFLVQRYDTLVCGLAMPLIGLLLGTSAFSAETDDGTLLYLVTTTTPRWWIVCVRVMYAAIVTGLLSAFAVWSTGAIAADGSDPEHVTSAFTVAVLFGGVTYAALFTALALLTRRALVAGLVYVLFWEGALSRTFPALNYLSVRQWTLSVAASLTESSEQALQTGPSLAASLIGAVLLVVLSVYVGGRRLQRPRITR; the protein is encoded by the coding sequence ATGAGCGTCGCATATGGTCGTATCTCCCCGTGGGCAACGGCCCGCGTGTTGGTGCAGCTGGCGTGGGCCCGCACCTTCTCGGTCACGCTGGTGGCTGGGGTGATCGGACTGCTGTTGCTACCGGTGCTCTTCGCGTTGGCCTTCGCCTCGCGCGGCAGTCTGAGTGGGGATCCGGTGGCGTTCCTGGTGCAGCGCTACGACACGCTGGTGTGTGGGTTGGCCATGCCGTTGATCGGCTTGTTGCTGGGCACCAGCGCGTTCAGCGCCGAAACGGATGACGGCACGCTGCTGTATCTCGTGACGACCACCACGCCGCGCTGGTGGATTGTCTGCGTTCGCGTGATGTATGCCGCCATCGTGACGGGGCTGTTGTCAGCGTTCGCAGTGTGGAGTACGGGTGCCATCGCTGCCGACGGCAGCGACCCCGAGCACGTCACCTCGGCGTTCACGGTGGCCGTGTTGTTCGGGGGCGTGACGTACGCGGCGTTGTTCACGGCGCTCGCGCTACTGACACGCCGGGCACTGGTGGCGGGACTGGTATACGTGCTGTTCTGGGAAGGCGCGCTGAGTCGGACGTTCCCTGCGCTCAACTATCTCAGTGTGCGGCAGTGGACGCTGTCGGTCGCAGCGTCACTGACTGAATCATCCGAGCAGGCGTTGCAGACCGGTCCATCGCTGGCCGCGTCGTTGATTGGCGCCGTGCTGCTGGTGGTGCTCTCGGTGTATGTCGGTGGTCGGCGATTGCAACGACCGCGCATTACACGATAA
- a CDS encoding HAD hydrolase family protein, producing MRLARDRALLIATDIDGTLLDHDAQLPFRADVWRHEIQRLGSRMAGCRVAFASSRTLDELLVLQRALGVQGPCIAEDGAVLARDADDTTDLHPALPPHDDVRAYGRRTMRIWTRAQHASALRTAMQEMDAVQRADASQLDRKSLSALGFGTNGAIRRALYARHHSLLLDPSRLSGDERQIILTIAAARGLQLRRGGRWLTLADTKGKGTALSLLRHFEISCGVSPIVVTIGNEENDVSLLEKADLAFVIRNPGRGPHPALTAIPHAVVLDTEGPGGWLEMLNRLQVLVR from the coding sequence ATGAGACTCGCACGCGACCGTGCGTTGCTTATCGCCACCGATATCGATGGCACACTGCTCGATCACGACGCGCAGTTGCCCTTTCGCGCGGATGTGTGGCGGCATGAGATACAAAGGCTCGGCTCGCGCATGGCCGGATGCCGCGTGGCCTTTGCGTCGAGTCGCACGCTTGATGAGCTTTTGGTGTTGCAGCGAGCCCTCGGCGTGCAAGGACCCTGCATTGCGGAAGACGGCGCCGTCCTCGCGCGTGATGCCGACGACACGACGGATCTCCACCCAGCGCTTCCGCCGCATGACGACGTGCGCGCCTACGGACGGCGCACCATGCGCATCTGGACTCGAGCCCAGCACGCGTCGGCGTTGCGCACGGCCATGCAGGAGATGGACGCCGTGCAACGGGCCGACGCGTCACAGCTCGACCGTAAGTCATTGTCAGCGCTCGGCTTTGGTACCAACGGCGCGATTCGACGCGCGCTATATGCACGTCATCACTCGCTGCTGCTCGATCCGTCGCGTCTTTCCGGGGACGAACGACAGATCATTCTCACCATCGCTGCGGCCCGAGGGCTACAGCTGCGCCGTGGCGGGCGGTGGCTCACACTCGCCGATACGAAGGGCAAAGGAACAGCGCTCTCGCTGCTTCGGCACTTCGAGATCTCGTGCGGTGTATCACCAATCGTCGTCACGATCGGCAACGAAGAGAACGACGTTTCGTTGCTGGAGAAGGCTGACCTCGCCTTCGTCATCCGCAACCCCGGACGTGGTCCGCATCCCGCCCTGACTGCCATACCACACGCAGTGGTGCTGGACACGGAAGGACCAGGAGGATGGTTGGAAATGCTGAATCGATTACAGGTGTTGGTCCGGTGA
- a CDS encoding EAL and HDOD domain-containing protein, translating to MSDFCLVRQPIFGTTGALLGYEIRFKETETGENGFVESFLSGTFDLVRNRMPAFVSCTRTQLLEDAFHVAEPGSAIVMLPRDLEADEAVTEAVARYRAHGGLLALDDVGEIAGPSEALVPYVTWVCVDIRSESAVTIGKICDRITQGFGKHAPKLIATQIDELAQYEVVLGLGFDAFQGTFFSRPEPLPSANMPQSTVAAMRLMGMARDQKINDRQLEDVISTDPVLTFQLLRLVNSAAIGMRGVSSIGQALRLIGRTAFLRWLAVAVAAARRSSNGVDQELVRQAVERGRLLEQLVGGSRDGGTLFLVGLFSLLDAVFRMPLPEILSRVVLSDEANEALLDRTGPYADAINFAESYELGLFENASEIAKEMGIDPAKVGDFYTNAISWTAEALGAALDAQAPAPAAAGRR from the coding sequence ATGTCCGACTTCTGCCTCGTTCGCCAGCCCATCTTCGGTACGACCGGCGCCCTGCTCGGGTACGAAATCCGTTTTAAGGAGACGGAAACCGGGGAAAACGGCTTCGTCGAGAGCTTCCTGAGCGGCACCTTCGACCTCGTGCGCAATCGCATGCCGGCCTTCGTGTCGTGCACGCGTACGCAGCTGCTCGAGGATGCGTTTCACGTCGCCGAACCGGGCTCCGCGATCGTCATGCTTCCGCGCGATCTTGAAGCCGACGAAGCGGTGACCGAGGCGGTCGCCCGCTACCGGGCACACGGCGGGTTGCTCGCCCTCGATGACGTCGGCGAGATCGCCGGCCCGTCAGAGGCATTGGTCCCCTACGTCACCTGGGTTTGCGTCGATATTCGCAGCGAAAGCGCGGTCACGATCGGGAAGATCTGCGATCGTATCACGCAGGGCTTCGGCAAGCACGCGCCCAAGCTCATTGCCACGCAGATCGACGAACTCGCGCAGTATGAGGTGGTGCTGGGCCTAGGTTTCGACGCGTTTCAGGGCACGTTCTTCAGCCGCCCCGAACCACTGCCGTCGGCCAACATGCCACAGTCCACGGTTGCTGCGATGCGACTCATGGGCATGGCGCGGGACCAGAAGATCAACGACCGCCAGCTCGAGGATGTCATCTCGACCGATCCGGTGCTGACGTTCCAGCTCCTCCGTCTCGTGAATTCCGCCGCCATCGGCATGCGCGGCGTGAGTTCGATCGGTCAGGCGCTGCGCCTGATCGGACGCACCGCGTTCCTCCGCTGGCTGGCCGTGGCCGTAGCCGCCGCCCGCCGTTCCTCAAACGGCGTCGATCAGGAACTGGTCCGTCAGGCCGTCGAGCGCGGGCGACTGCTCGAGCAGTTGGTCGGCGGCTCACGCGACGGCGGCACGCTGTTTCTGGTGGGCCTCTTCTCGCTGCTCGATGCCGTCTTCCGCATGCCGCTTCCCGAGATTCTCTCGCGCGTCGTGCTCAGCGACGAGGCGAACGAGGCCCTGCTCGACCGCACTGGTCCGTACGCTGACGCGATCAATTTCGCCGAATCCTACGAGCTTGGGTTGTTCGAGAACGCGTCGGAAATCGCCAAGGAGATGGGCATCGACCCGGCCAAGGTCGGCGACTTCTATACCAACGCCATTAGCTGGACGGCCGAAGCACTCGGCGCCGCCCTCGATGCACAAGCACCCGCTCCGGCTGCAGCTGGACGCAGATAG
- a CDS encoding LON peptidase substrate-binding domain-containing protein: MTDLLLPIFPLGVVLFPGTMLPLHLFEPRYRQMLADVREGNGRFGIIPAIPGVAERDLPAGRMGCVAEVTDVEVMPDGRANIIVTGRERFALTAFVEHDAPYHVATGTFVLDESGASPVALAVAADEVIANFKRVVRAVRTLNDDTDPLPDLPDDAAQVAWSVGAMIDLDLESRYRLLAERSPAARLTQIDNVLRKAIPDLELQAALKAK, from the coding sequence GTGACCGACCTACTGCTTCCCATCTTCCCGCTGGGTGTCGTGCTCTTCCCCGGCACGATGCTGCCGCTGCACCTCTTCGAACCGCGCTATCGGCAGATGCTGGCCGATGTGCGCGAGGGCAACGGTCGCTTCGGCATCATCCCGGCCATACCGGGAGTCGCGGAACGCGACTTACCCGCGGGACGCATGGGCTGCGTGGCCGAAGTGACCGACGTGGAAGTGATGCCGGACGGTCGCGCCAACATCATCGTGACCGGCCGCGAACGGTTCGCACTCACCGCATTCGTCGAACACGATGCGCCATATCACGTCGCCACCGGCACCTTCGTGCTCGATGAATCCGGTGCGTCACCCGTAGCGCTGGCGGTCGCCGCCGACGAAGTGATCGCCAACTTCAAGCGCGTCGTGCGGGCCGTGCGCACGCTGAACGACGATACCGACCCGCTGCCCGATCTCCCCGACGACGCCGCGCAGGTGGCGTGGAGCGTTGGCGCGATGATCGACCTCGACCTCGAGAGCCGGTATCGCTTGCTGGCCGAGCGTTCGCCGGCCGCACGGCTCACACAGATCGACAATGTGCTGCGGAAAGCGATCCCGGATCTGGAGCTGCAGGCTGCACTAAAAGCGAAGTAA
- a CDS encoding nitroreductase family protein has product MLTSEATAAALLTAEHASPTERLSAADAAMTRHSVRSYLDVPVSDDEIHALLELTGRAPSAFNLQPWRFVVVRDQEVKNALKEAAYGQKQVGEAPVVIAMYSDMEDTMAHLGDVVHPDLAPDKRASTIAMLEKNFGGMTPEARAIWGNGQANIALGYLLLIAKSEGFDTSPMLGFQADRVKAILDIPAGATMTAMVALGRGADDGFRSHRHAVERMTSFR; this is encoded by the coding sequence ATGCTTACTTCCGAAGCTACTGCTGCTGCTCTCCTGACCGCAGAGCACGCCAGTCCCACCGAACGACTCTCGGCCGCCGATGCGGCGATGACGCGTCATTCGGTGCGCTCGTATCTCGACGTCCCCGTCTCCGACGACGAGATCCACGCACTGCTCGAACTCACCGGACGTGCGCCGTCCGCGTTCAACCTCCAGCCGTGGCGGTTTGTCGTCGTGCGCGATCAGGAGGTCAAGAACGCGCTCAAGGAAGCCGCCTACGGGCAGAAGCAGGTCGGCGAAGCCCCCGTCGTGATCGCGATGTACTCGGACATGGAAGACACCATGGCCCACTTGGGCGATGTCGTGCACCCCGACCTCGCGCCCGACAAGCGCGCCAGCACCATTGCGATGCTCGAGAAGAACTTCGGCGGCATGACGCCGGAAGCCCGTGCCATCTGGGGCAACGGACAGGCCAACATCGCCCTCGGCTACCTGCTCCTCATCGCCAAGTCGGAAGGCTTCGACACCTCGCCGATGCTCGGCTTCCAGGCCGACCGCGTGAAGGCCATTCTCGACATCCCGGCCGGCGCCACGATGACCGCGATGGTCGCCCTTGGACGCGGCGCCGACGACGGATTTCGCTCGCACCGTCACGCCGTCGAGCGCATGACGAGCTTTCGCTAG